A section of the Nakamurella deserti genome encodes:
- a CDS encoding SDR family oxidoreductase: MTSPSSARRQSEVVSTTTATTAATDLTRLPVVLVTGATGRIGGELVGLVRQDTSIELRAAVRRPEQAAHFAAQGVRSVHLDLDDYDGFAAALDGIDWLFLIAGYTVDMLAQGKNLVDSAEAAGIRHILHLGTFHQPGRPMERYVGHMIWHQLLESYIQAPGLGYTHLRPNVFMQAILGELDSEKYCGTWGTDPSAGWTAPTSPASPQRSCASPHPMLVPLTT, translated from the coding sequence GTGACGTCACCGTCGTCTGCTCGCCGGCAATCCGAGGTCGTCAGCACCACCACTGCGACCACCGCCGCCACGGACCTCACGAGACTCCCGGTCGTCCTCGTCACCGGCGCCACCGGACGCATCGGCGGCGAGCTCGTCGGCCTCGTACGGCAGGACACCTCGATCGAGCTCAGGGCAGCCGTGCGGCGGCCCGAGCAGGCCGCGCACTTCGCGGCGCAGGGAGTGCGCAGCGTCCACCTGGACCTCGACGACTACGACGGGTTCGCCGCGGCGCTCGACGGGATCGATTGGCTGTTCCTTATCGCGGGCTACACGGTCGACATGCTGGCCCAGGGAAAGAACCTGGTCGATTCGGCCGAGGCCGCCGGGATTCGGCACATCCTGCACCTCGGCACCTTTCACCAACCCGGTCGCCCGATGGAGCGCTACGTCGGTCACATGATCTGGCACCAACTCCTCGAGTCCTACATCCAGGCCCCGGGACTGGGCTACACCCACCTGCGCCCCAACGTGTTCATGCAGGCCATCCTGGGGGAGCTGGACAGCGAGAAGTACTGCGGCACCTGGGGGACGGACCCGTCGGCCGGGTGGACTGCACCGACATCGCCCGCGTCGCCGCAGAGATCCTGCGCGAGCCCGCACCCCATGCTGGTGCCGCTTACCACCTGA
- a CDS encoding NADPH-dependent F420 reductase, producing MATRSMYAFRFSCRSPWYDRGHGRHALIDRRTPPPYRPGWSGHRLRFARFVDAPGVASAACRSSSPILRARRAVTGQHARGPSPPPDAAEHRTDDDSAHTTRRTGMKIGIMGAGSIGSVLADRLSAHGHQVKIANSRGPETISAEVLASGAEAVRADQVAAGVDVLITSVPLVRVPDLKPLLGQLPGEAVVIDTSNYYPARDGHIEALDGGLVESRWVEEQLGRSIVKAWNAITAQSFGAYAAPSGASGRIAVPVAADHDDDRGLGMSLVEQTGFQGFDAGTITDSWRQQPGTPVYCTDLTADEMPRALESAIAARSPRRRDLAMNVISELMGDPTSELGEDFLVRVNRLLYV from the coding sequence ATGGCCACACGGTCGATGTACGCCTTCAGGTTCTCCTGCCGGTCGCCGTGGTATGACCGCGGCCACGGTCGTCACGCCCTCATTGACAGGCGGACACCGCCTCCGTATCGTCCTGGATGGAGCGGACACCGACTCCGTTTCGCTCGGTTCGTTGACGCGCCGGGAGTTGCGAGCGCTGCTTGCCGCTCATCGTCGCCCATTCTTCGCGCACGTCGGGCGGTGACCGGGCAGCATGCCCGCGGCCCGTCTCCGCCCCCGGATGCGGCGGAGCACCGGACAGACGACGACTCAGCACACACCACCCGGAGGACAGGCATGAAAATCGGCATCATGGGAGCTGGCAGCATCGGCAGCGTGCTCGCTGATCGACTGAGCGCTCACGGGCACCAGGTCAAGATCGCGAATTCTCGCGGGCCGGAGACCATATCTGCTGAGGTTCTGGCCAGCGGCGCTGAGGCTGTGCGCGCGGATCAGGTTGCAGCGGGTGTGGATGTCCTGATCACCTCGGTCCCCCTCGTCCGGGTGCCCGACCTCAAACCGCTGCTCGGCCAACTACCCGGTGAGGCCGTCGTCATCGACACCTCCAACTACTATCCGGCCCGCGACGGGCACATCGAAGCCCTCGATGGCGGACTCGTGGAGAGCCGCTGGGTCGAGGAACAGCTCGGCCGCTCCATCGTCAAAGCGTGGAACGCCATCACGGCGCAGTCCTTCGGCGCCTATGCCGCCCCCAGTGGCGCGTCAGGCCGTATCGCGGTTCCCGTCGCGGCAGACCACGACGACGACCGGGGCCTGGGCATGTCGCTGGTCGAGCAGACCGGTTTTCAGGGCTTCGACGCGGGCACCATCACCGACTCGTGGCGTCAACAGCCCGGAACCCCCGTTTACTGCACGGATCTCACCGCAGACGAAATGCCCCGTGCACTCGAGTCGGCTATCGCCGCGCGGTCCCCGAGGCGGCGGGATCTGGCGATGAACGTCATCAGTGAACTGATGGGGGACCCGACCAGCGAGCTCGGTGAGGACTTCCTGGTGCGGGTCAACCGTCTGCTCTACGTGTAG